One genomic window of Acetobacter sp. includes the following:
- a CDS encoding NAD(P)/FAD-dependent oxidoreductase, producing the protein MARSALVLGGGMVGVSTAWHLQQRGYDVVLIERGEPGRETSYGNAGLIQREAVEPYAFPHDFQKLVQVALKRGNDVNYRLSDLAAIAPRLVEYWWNSGPGRYDRITRSFEALIRHCLTEHDRMIDAANAGDLVTHGGWTQIFRTEKGFADGAARARHLAREFGVEGRILDSATLSRAEPALYRKMTGGVYWPSPYSVNDPGALVQRYADLFVAGGGKIVHGDARTLTHLASGWTVQTIDGPVSAGQAVIALGPWSSDLTRSMGYRFPLFVKRGYHRHFKWEGRLNAPMIDTDAGVALLPMAQGLRVTTGAEFALRDAPPSWKQIIKSEKLAREMLDIGEAVETTPWLGSRPCVADMLPIIGEAPAHTGLWFHFGHAHQGFTLGPATGRLCAEMMNGETPYIDPLPYRPTRFRFGRRAFPV; encoded by the coding sequence ATGGCGCGGTCAGCACTTGTTCTCGGTGGAGGCATGGTCGGTGTCAGCACCGCGTGGCACCTTCAGCAGCGTGGTTACGATGTCGTTCTGATCGAACGGGGTGAGCCGGGTCGCGAGACGTCCTACGGTAATGCCGGGCTTATCCAGCGCGAGGCTGTCGAACCGTACGCCTTTCCGCATGATTTCCAGAAGCTGGTGCAGGTTGCGCTCAAGCGTGGGAATGACGTCAATTACCGGCTGTCCGATCTCGCCGCCATTGCGCCCCGGCTGGTGGAATACTGGTGGAACTCCGGGCCGGGTCGTTACGACAGGATCACACGCAGCTTCGAAGCCCTGATCCGTCACTGTCTGACCGAACATGACCGTATGATCGACGCGGCGAACGCTGGCGATCTCGTCACGCATGGCGGCTGGACCCAGATTTTCCGCACGGAAAAGGGCTTCGCCGACGGGGCCGCCAGAGCACGCCATCTCGCCCGTGAGTTCGGTGTCGAAGGCCGGATTCTCGACAGCGCAACTCTGTCCCGTGCGGAGCCTGCCTTGTATCGCAAAATGACGGGCGGTGTTTACTGGCCCTCTCCCTACAGCGTGAACGACCCCGGTGCGCTGGTGCAGCGTTACGCGGACCTGTTCGTCGCCGGAGGTGGGAAGATCGTGCATGGCGATGCCCGGACGCTGACGCATCTCGCCTCGGGCTGGACGGTGCAGACGATTGATGGCCCTGTGTCCGCCGGGCAGGCGGTCATTGCGCTGGGACCGTGGTCTTCCGATCTGACACGCTCCATGGGATATAGGTTCCCGCTCTTTGTGAAGCGCGGCTATCACCGGCACTTCAAATGGGAAGGCCGTCTCAACGCGCCGATGATCGACACGGATGCGGGCGTGGCGCTGCTGCCGATGGCGCAGGGACTGCGTGTCACCACGGGAGCGGAGTTCGCCCTGCGGGACGCGCCGCCATCATGGAAGCAGATCATCAAGAGTGAGAAGCTGGCCCGGGAGATGCTGGATATCGGAGAGGCCGTGGAAACGACACCGTGGCTGGGAAGTCGTCCCTGTGTGGCCGACATGCTGCCCATCATCGGTGAGGCTCCGGCCCACACGGGCCTGTGGTTCCACTTCGGTCACGCGCATCAGGGCTTCACGCTCGGTCCGGCGACAGGCCGTCTCTGCGCCGAAATGATGAACGGAGAAACACCCTATATCGATCCGCTGCCCTATCGTCCGACCCGGTTCCGGTTCGGACGTCGCGCTTTTCCTGTGTGA
- the spt gene encoding serine palmitoyltransferase — translation MSIFDKFRGVEQRLAELQAEGGRNPFSVVIERPLSSTVGIIEGRETLLFGTNNYLGLSQSPRAIEAAVEAVKARGVGTTGSRIANGTQSLHEQLEQHIAGFFHQKHCMVFSTGYQANLGMISTLAGKGDYLLLDADSHASIYDASRLGHAQVIRFRHNDPDDLHKRLNRIKDEPGAKLVVVEGIYSMTGNVVPMAEMAAVKRETGATLLVDEAHSFGVLGANGRGVAEAAGVEDDVDFIVGTFSKSLGTVGGYCVSRHPELELVRLHCRPYMFTASLPPEVIAATMAALDDMVAQPELRTRLMENAARFHAGLNGLGLTTGKTVSPVVGVVLETIPEAIMLWNTLLSLGLYVNLSLPPATPDHHPLLRCSVMATHTSEQIDRAVEIFREAMARLPASA, via the coding sequence ATGAGCATCTTCGACAAATTCCGTGGCGTCGAACAGCGCCTTGCCGAGCTTCAGGCCGAAGGAGGGCGCAACCCGTTCTCCGTCGTCATCGAGCGTCCGCTGTCATCGACCGTCGGAATTATCGAAGGCCGCGAGACCCTTCTGTTCGGCACCAACAACTATCTGGGCCTGAGCCAGTCTCCCCGCGCCATTGAGGCCGCTGTGGAAGCGGTTAAGGCCCGTGGCGTCGGCACAACCGGCTCCCGCATCGCCAACGGCACGCAGAGCCTGCACGAGCAGCTTGAACAGCATATCGCCGGATTCTTCCACCAGAAGCACTGCATGGTCTTCTCGACCGGCTATCAGGCCAATCTCGGCATGATTTCGACTCTGGCGGGCAAGGGTGACTATCTGCTGCTGGACGCCGACAGCCACGCCAGCATCTATGACGCCAGCCGCCTCGGTCACGCGCAGGTCATCCGCTTCCGTCATAATGACCCGGACGATCTGCACAAACGCCTGAACCGGATCAAGGACGAGCCGGGCGCGAAGCTGGTCGTGGTCGAAGGCATCTACTCGATGACCGGCAATGTCGTTCCCATGGCGGAAATGGCGGCCGTGAAACGCGAGACCGGCGCAACCCTGCTGGTGGACGAAGCCCATTCCTTCGGCGTGCTCGGCGCGAACGGACGTGGTGTGGCGGAAGCCGCGGGCGTTGAGGACGATGTCGATTTCATTGTCGGCACCTTCTCGAAGAGCCTCGGCACGGTGGGGGGCTACTGCGTCTCACGTCACCCTGAGCTGGAACTGGTGCGTCTGCACTGCCGCCCTTACATGTTCACGGCCTCGCTGCCGCCGGAAGTCATTGCGGCCACCATGGCGGCGCTGGACGATATGGTCGCCCAGCCGGAACTCCGCACACGCCTGATGGAGAACGCCGCCCGTTTCCATGCCGGTCTCAATGGCCTCGGCCTGACAACCGGCAAGACGGTCAGTCCTGTTGTCGGTGTGGTTCTGGAGACAATCCCGGAAGCCATCATGCTGTGGAACACGCTCCTCAGCCTTGGCCTCTACGTCAATCTGAGCCTACCGCCTGCTACGCCGGACCATCATCCGCTGCTGCGCTGCTCGGTCATGGCGACGCACACCAGCGAGCAGATCGACCGCGCCGTGGAGATTTTCCGCGAAGCCATGGCGCGACTGCCTGCTTCAGCCTGA